The Dokdonella koreensis DS-123 genome has a segment encoding these proteins:
- a CDS encoding putative bifunctional diguanylate cyclase/phosphodiesterase — translation MNDKAGRTSLGGSRFDVAGASGRPLEILLVEDNPGDVRLVAEALRQARLLTHLRVADSGDSALVQLRGDAGVQRPAPDLILLDLNLPGLSGHELLGLLKSDARLARIPVVVLTSSDDDEDIRRAYDAHANCYVRKPVEFDQLLQVLQTVGNFWLSVVSLPEGVSPGRLQAPSLLLVEDNPGDARFVRELLRDAIGPELRIDVVDRLRGAIEAVRDRRYTAILLDPGLPDSQGLDTVSALHRVTPLTPLVVLSGHGDEDVALRAIQLGAQDYVVKGELQGPALLRTLRYAIERKLVQERLDYLASHDGVTGLPNRQVFLANLSQIVAGCHRSGGDAAVVSIGLSGVGLVNQIHGHEIGDQVVAAAVLRIREVLPDGMLLACTGSAEYSAILTDRGAIMDTPRIAEDLLARIREPCQVADQKFYLGANVGMSMYSIDADEAAPLLKCAETALYQAKTTSGGTFQFYSAQMNATARRRLMLERDLRHALDRGEFELYYQPVVDTASQQLVGAEALLRWRHPERGLLAPDHFLDIVEQSGLIVPIGAWVMEAACRAVGYWNSFAGRPLKVSVNVSAHQLGGSALIDVIDRALRENQVPASALTIELTENIMHSEQSRHLLLGLRERGISVALDDFGIGFSSLAYLRRFPVDVLKIDRSFMTQVPGDARDAAIVRAIIVMARTLGLLVVAEGVETEPQREFLREEACDQMQGYLLARPMDAAAFAASVAASVEPDPAVHYP, via the coding sequence ATGAACGACAAGGCTGGACGTACATCGTTGGGGGGCAGCCGTTTCGACGTCGCCGGGGCCAGCGGCAGGCCCCTGGAGATCCTGCTGGTCGAGGACAATCCAGGGGACGTGCGGCTGGTCGCCGAGGCGCTGCGGCAGGCACGCCTGCTGACTCATTTGCGGGTCGCCGACAGTGGCGACAGCGCGCTCGTGCAACTGCGCGGCGATGCCGGCGTGCAGCGGCCGGCGCCCGACCTGATCCTGCTCGATCTCAACCTGCCCGGGCTTTCGGGCCACGAGCTGCTGGGGCTGCTCAAGAGCGACGCGCGGCTGGCCCGCATCCCGGTGGTCGTCCTGACCAGCTCGGACGACGACGAGGACATCCGCCGCGCCTACGATGCGCACGCCAACTGCTACGTGCGCAAGCCGGTGGAGTTCGACCAGCTGCTGCAAGTGCTGCAGACCGTGGGGAACTTCTGGCTGTCGGTGGTCAGCCTGCCCGAAGGCGTCTCGCCGGGGCGCCTGCAGGCGCCTTCGCTGCTGCTGGTCGAGGACAACCCGGGCGATGCGCGCTTCGTGCGCGAGCTGCTGCGCGACGCGATAGGCCCGGAGCTCAGGATCGACGTCGTCGACCGCCTCCGGGGTGCGATCGAGGCGGTTCGCGATCGCCGCTACACGGCCATCCTGCTCGATCCGGGCCTGCCCGATTCGCAGGGACTGGACACCGTCTCGGCACTGCACCGGGTCACGCCGCTGACGCCGCTGGTCGTGCTGAGCGGCCACGGCGACGAGGACGTCGCGCTGCGCGCGATCCAGCTCGGCGCGCAGGACTACGTCGTCAAGGGCGAGCTGCAGGGACCGGCGCTGCTGCGCACGCTGCGCTATGCGATCGAGCGCAAGCTGGTGCAGGAACGGCTGGACTACCTGGCCAGCCACGACGGCGTCACCGGCTTGCCGAACCGGCAGGTGTTCCTGGCCAACCTGAGCCAGATCGTCGCCGGCTGCCACCGCTCCGGCGGCGACGCCGCCGTGGTCAGCATCGGCCTGTCCGGCGTCGGCCTGGTCAACCAGATCCACGGCCACGAGATCGGCGACCAGGTGGTCGCCGCGGCCGTGCTGCGCATCCGCGAGGTGCTGCCCGACGGCATGCTGCTGGCCTGCACCGGCAGTGCGGAGTATTCGGCCATCCTCACCGACCGCGGCGCGATCATGGACACCCCGCGCATCGCCGAGGACCTGCTGGCGCGCATCCGCGAGCCGTGCCAGGTCGCCGACCAGAAGTTCTACCTGGGCGCGAACGTCGGCATGAGCATGTATTCGATCGACGCCGACGAGGCGGCGCCGCTGCTCAAGTGCGCCGAGACCGCGCTCTACCAGGCCAAGACCACCAGCGGCGGCACCTTCCAGTTCTATTCCGCGCAGATGAACGCGACCGCGCGGCGGCGGCTGATGCTCGAGCGCGACCTGCGCCACGCGCTGGATCGCGGCGAGTTCGAGCTGTACTACCAGCCGGTGGTCGACACCGCGTCCCAGCAGCTGGTCGGCGCGGAGGCGCTGCTGCGCTGGCGCCACCCCGAGCGCGGGCTGCTGGCGCCGGATCATTTCCTCGACATCGTCGAGCAGTCGGGCCTGATCGTGCCGATCGGCGCCTGGGTGATGGAGGCCGCCTGCCGGGCGGTCGGCTACTGGAACAGTTTCGCCGGCCGCCCGCTCAAGGTCAGCGTCAACGTCTCCGCGCACCAGCTCGGCGGCAGCGCGCTGATCGACGTGATCGACCGCGCGTTGCGCGAGAACCAGGTGCCGGCGTCGGCGCTGACGATCGAGCTGACCGAGAACATCATGCACAGCGAGCAGTCGCGGCACCTGCTGCTGGGGCTGCGCGAGCGCGGCATCAGCGTGGCGCTGGACGACTTCGGCATCGGCTTCAGCTCGCTGGCCTATCTGCGCCGGTTCCCGGTCGACGTGCTCAAGATCGACCGCAGCTTCATGACCCAGGTGCCCGGTGACGCGCGCGATGCGGCGATCGTCCGCGCGATCATCGTGATGGCACGCACGCTCGGATTGCTGGTGGTCGCCGAAGGCGTCGAGACCGAGCCGCAGCGCGAGTTCCTGCGCGAAGAAGCCTGCGACCAGATGCAGGGCTACCTGCTGGCACGACCGATGGACGCGGCGGCGTTCGCCGCCAGCGTCGCCGCATCGGTCGAGCCGGACCCTGCCGTCCACTACCCATGA
- a CDS encoding CHASE domain-containing protein, whose protein sequence is MPRILACRGCTTLLLAGLVALAVAGHAWDIAALRLRWTTLTAVLAVTLALAVSHYPWRRFASGLVGFGIVLLTVNQLFGFVAGRVLLIGGSGLTQPVGPGFAGGLCCAGLALLVDALLPARWGRHAAIGILAAVAICLGALGSLVGLHGEAATLSGWSQLVRMRPASGIVLIVVGVAVMACLRPLPRLMAGGRPRPEEGEDGAGLAASIAVLVVVLGATALAWRISVDADRARRDAAVEHALERIGDAVTVRLREYADLLNGARGLFAASSEVSREEWRRFATAIDLEHRYAGIRAFGFAMRMVHPDQKPLTDPEGRPVALWPAGAREDYFPIAFLLPEDPYNRRVLGFDIGSVPERRRTLDAARDEDAVRITPRVDLIQEDDPARRPGFVMVAPAYTGTSVPRDAAQRRAQLDGFTYCVFSAADLIQSVRGSELAMNLRLYDAAEPSPASRVFEAGTFDPAGPVTQVTLDLAGRQWTIEGQPAAGFAWQGGVRDADRVLFVGVPTAIVLFAITWLLAGNRARALDMARRMNEEWQRSQRALKALTDTAKDGIVTTDGEARILYMNLAAEHGFGAPAEGALLGGCALDLFADRERPLYERALRRGLQPMEPGLGDHPVEVTARRRDGSEFPAEVTFSRWISDGEVFITAIIRDISRRRQAELELERRTQELQRSNAELEQFAYVASHDLQEPLRMVASYVQLLARRYRDQLDGDADEFIGYAVDGATRMQRLIQDLLAYARIGRSGKEPAPTDAAAAVQQAVSQLTDALRDAGARVAIDLDCRVVVIPSQLVQLFQNLIGNAIKFRGAAPPSVVIDAVREDDLWHFRVADNGIGIEPQHRERVFAIFQRLHTRREYPGTGIGLAICRKIVEGHGGTMWVESEPGNGATFHFTLPAEKDHDERRR, encoded by the coding sequence GTGCCGCGCATCCTGGCCTGCCGCGGCTGCACGACACTGCTGCTCGCGGGGCTGGTGGCATTGGCGGTGGCCGGCCATGCCTGGGACATTGCGGCGCTGCGCCTGCGCTGGACCACGTTGACGGCGGTGCTGGCCGTGACGCTGGCCCTGGCGGTGAGCCACTACCCGTGGCGGCGGTTCGCCAGCGGGCTGGTGGGGTTCGGCATCGTCCTGCTGACGGTCAACCAGTTGTTCGGGTTCGTCGCGGGGCGGGTGCTGCTGATCGGCGGCAGCGGCCTGACGCAGCCGGTCGGCCCGGGTTTCGCCGGCGGGTTGTGCTGCGCCGGCCTGGCGCTGCTGGTCGACGCGCTGCTGCCGGCGCGCTGGGGCCGGCACGCGGCGATCGGCATCCTCGCCGCGGTCGCGATCTGCCTGGGCGCGCTCGGCAGCCTGGTCGGCCTGCACGGCGAGGCGGCGACGCTCTCGGGCTGGAGCCAGCTCGTGCGCATGCGGCCGGCCAGCGGCATCGTGCTGATCGTGGTCGGCGTCGCCGTGATGGCCTGCCTGCGGCCGTTGCCGCGCCTGATGGCCGGCGGCCGCCCGCGACCGGAAGAGGGCGAGGACGGTGCCGGCCTGGCCGCCAGCATCGCCGTGCTGGTGGTGGTGCTCGGGGCGACCGCGCTGGCCTGGCGGATCTCGGTCGACGCCGACCGCGCGCGGCGGGATGCGGCGGTGGAGCACGCGCTCGAGCGGATCGGCGATGCCGTGACGGTGCGCCTGCGCGAGTACGCCGACCTGCTCAACGGCGCCCGCGGCCTGTTCGCGGCGTCGAGCGAGGTCTCGCGCGAGGAATGGCGCCGGTTCGCGACGGCGATCGACCTGGAGCATCGCTATGCCGGCATCCGCGCGTTCGGTTTCGCGATGCGGATGGTGCATCCGGACCAGAAGCCGCTGACCGACCCGGAAGGGCGGCCGGTGGCGCTGTGGCCGGCGGGCGCGCGCGAGGACTACTTCCCGATCGCGTTCCTGCTGCCCGAGGACCCGTACAACCGGCGCGTGCTCGGCTTCGACATCGGGTCGGTACCGGAGCGCCGGCGGACCCTGGACGCGGCACGCGACGAGGATGCCGTGCGCATCACGCCGCGGGTGGACCTGATCCAGGAGGACGACCCGGCGCGGCGGCCCGGCTTCGTCATGGTCGCCCCGGCCTATACCGGGACTTCGGTGCCGCGTGACGCCGCGCAGCGGCGTGCGCAGCTCGACGGGTTCACCTACTGCGTGTTCAGCGCCGCGGACCTGATCCAGAGCGTGCGTGGCAGCGAGCTGGCGATGAACCTGCGGCTGTACGACGCGGCGGAACCCTCGCCGGCCAGCCGCGTGTTCGAGGCGGGCACCTTCGACCCGGCCGGACCGGTCACGCAGGTCACGCTCGACCTGGCGGGGCGGCAGTGGACCATCGAGGGCCAGCCCGCGGCCGGCTTCGCCTGGCAAGGCGGCGTGCGCGATGCGGACCGGGTGCTGTTCGTCGGCGTGCCGACCGCGATCGTGCTGTTCGCGATCACCTGGCTGCTGGCCGGCAATCGCGCGCGCGCGCTCGACATGGCGCGCCGCATGAACGAGGAGTGGCAGCGCAGCCAGCGCGCGCTCAAGGCGCTGACCGACACGGCCAAGGACGGCATCGTCACGACCGACGGCGAGGCGCGCATCCTCTACATGAACCTTGCCGCCGAGCACGGCTTCGGCGCACCGGCCGAAGGCGCGCTGCTCGGCGGCTGCGCGCTGGACCTGTTCGCCGACCGCGAGCGGCCGCTGTACGAGCGGGCGCTGCGGCGCGGCCTGCAGCCGATGGAGCCGGGCCTCGGCGACCACCCGGTCGAGGTGACCGCGCGGCGCCGGGACGGCAGCGAGTTCCCGGCCGAGGTGACGTTCTCGCGCTGGATCAGCGACGGCGAGGTGTTCATCACGGCGATCATCCGCGACATCAGCCGGCGGCGGCAGGCCGAGCTCGAACTGGAACGCCGCACGCAGGAGCTGCAGCGCTCGAACGCGGAGCTGGAGCAGTTCGCCTATGTCGCCTCGCACGACCTGCAGGAACCGCTGCGCATGGTCGCCAGCTACGTCCAGCTGCTGGCGCGCCGCTACCGCGACCAGCTCGACGGGGACGCCGACGAGTTCATCGGCTATGCGGTGGACGGCGCCACGCGCATGCAGCGGCTGATCCAGGACCTGCTGGCCTATGCGCGGATCGGCCGCTCCGGCAAGGAGCCGGCACCGACCGACGCCGCCGCGGCCGTGCAGCAGGCGGTGTCGCAGCTGACCGACGCCTTGCGCGACGCCGGCGCGCGTGTCGCGATCGACCTCGACTGCCGCGTGGTGGTCATCCCGAGCCAGCTGGTCCAGCTGTTCCAGAACCTGATCGGCAACGCGATCAAGTTCCGCGGCGCCGCGCCGCCCTCGGTGGTCATCGACGCCGTCCGCGAGGACGACCTCTGGCATTTCCGCGTGGCGGACAACGGCATCGGCATCGAGCCGCAGCACCGCGAGCGCGTGTTCGCGATCTTCCAGCGCCTGCACACCCGGCGCGAGTATCCCGGTACCGGCATCGGTCTTGCGATCTGTCGCAAGATCGTCGAGGGACACGGTGGCACGATGTGGGTCGAGTCCGAGCCCGGCAACGGCGCCACCTTCCATTTCACCCTGCCTGCGGAGAAGGACCATGACGAACGCCGACGCTGA
- a CDS encoding response regulator, with amino-acid sequence MTNADAERWEQVVEILLIEDNEGDVRLTREALKDGRLRNRLNVVSDGEQALAYLRRQAPFEDAPRPDLILLDLNLPRLDGREVLAAVKNDPQLKQIPVCVLTSSRAERDLLRAYDLHANCFITKPVEFEEFMHVVRSIENFWLTIVVLPPKD; translated from the coding sequence ATGACGAACGCCGACGCTGAGCGCTGGGAGCAGGTGGTCGAGATCCTGCTGATCGAGGACAACGAGGGCGACGTGCGCCTGACGCGCGAAGCACTCAAGGACGGCCGGTTGCGCAATCGGCTCAACGTCGTCAGCGACGGCGAACAGGCACTGGCCTACCTGCGGCGGCAGGCCCCGTTCGAGGACGCTCCGCGGCCGGACCTGATCCTGCTCGACCTGAACCTGCCGCGCCTGGACGGGCGCGAGGTGCTGGCCGCGGTCAAGAACGATCCGCAGCTCAAGCAGATCCCGGTCTGCGTCCTGACCAGCTCGCGCGCCGAGCGCGACCTGCTGCGCGCCTACGACCTGCACGCCAACTGCTTCATCACCAAGCCGGTGGAGTTCGAGGAGTTCATGCACGTCGTGCGCAGCATCGAGAACTTCTGGCTGACGATCGTCGTGCTGCCGCCGAAGGACTGA
- a CDS encoding phospholipase D-like domain-containing protein, with the protein MVRASSHPSPDTPLRHVAERAFCRAAGAPLVGGNAVDLLIDGQAHFDAWLGAIRGARRAILLENYIFRDDAIGHAFRDALVERAAAGVEVRVLRDWLGCLGNSPARFWKPLLAAGGQVRTYNPPGLPGSGSWLSRDHRKSLIVDADVGFVSGVCVSGKWLGDAARGIPPWRDTGVVLRGPVLHELVKAFAAMWAATGTPLPDTLAGLGEGTPAAGTIDMRLIATQPSTTGVYRLDQLVAALAQRSLWLADAYFVGVAPYVQALAAAARDGVDVRLLVPGSSDIGMVASLSRAGYRPLLEAGVRVFEWNGSMMHAKTAVADGRWARVGSSNLNIASWLGNCEIDVAVEDAGFAQRMERQYAADLANATEIVLTPRRQVRRTGSTSARSRRRGGRGSSSRATASAMRFVNTVGAAFSRHRVLGEAEAGVALIAAAALVAFSVLAILRPHYIAWPLAAVGIWLAASMLVRHRGHWRRRSRQAADASDDGHDDAG; encoded by the coding sequence ATGGTCCGCGCCTCGTCGCACCCCTCCCCCGACACCCCGCTGCGGCACGTCGCCGAGCGCGCGTTCTGCCGCGCCGCCGGCGCACCGCTGGTCGGCGGCAACGCGGTCGATCTGCTGATCGACGGCCAGGCGCACTTCGACGCCTGGCTCGGCGCGATCCGCGGCGCACGCCGGGCGATCCTGCTGGAGAACTACATCTTCCGTGACGACGCGATCGGCCACGCGTTCCGCGACGCGCTGGTCGAACGCGCCGCCGCAGGCGTCGAGGTCCGCGTGCTGCGCGACTGGCTCGGCTGCCTCGGCAACTCGCCGGCACGGTTCTGGAAGCCGCTGCTCGCCGCCGGCGGCCAGGTGCGCACCTACAACCCGCCGGGCCTGCCCGGCAGCGGCAGCTGGCTCAGCCGCGACCACCGCAAGTCGCTGATCGTCGACGCCGACGTCGGCTTCGTCTCCGGCGTCTGCGTCAGCGGCAAGTGGCTCGGCGATGCCGCGCGCGGCATCCCGCCCTGGCGCGATACCGGCGTCGTCCTGCGCGGGCCGGTGCTGCACGAGCTGGTCAAGGCCTTCGCCGCCATGTGGGCGGCGACCGGGACGCCGCTGCCCGATACCCTCGCCGGCCTGGGCGAAGGAACGCCGGCGGCCGGCACGATCGACATGCGCCTGATCGCGACCCAGCCGAGCACGACCGGCGTGTACCGCCTCGACCAACTGGTCGCCGCGCTGGCCCAGCGCTCGCTCTGGCTCGCCGACGCCTACTTCGTCGGCGTGGCGCCCTACGTGCAGGCGCTGGCCGCGGCCGCGCGCGACGGCGTCGACGTGCGGCTGCTGGTGCCCGGTTCCAGCGACATCGGCATGGTCGCCTCGCTCTCGCGCGCCGGCTACCGGCCGCTGCTGGAGGCGGGCGTGCGCGTGTTCGAATGGAACGGCTCGATGATGCACGCCAAGACCGCCGTCGCCGACGGGCGCTGGGCGCGCGTAGGGTCCAGCAACCTCAACATCGCCAGTTGGCTCGGCAACTGCGAGATCGACGTCGCCGTGGAGGATGCCGGCTTCGCGCAGCGCATGGAGCGGCAGTACGCGGCGGACCTCGCCAACGCCACCGAGATCGTGCTGACGCCGCGCCGGCAGGTGCGGCGGACGGGAAGCACCTCGGCACGGTCGCGCCGGCGCGGCGGACGCGGCAGTTCGTCCCGCGCGACTGCCAGCGCGATGCGCTTCGTCAATACGGTCGGCGCCGCGTTCTCGCGCCATCGCGTGCTCGGCGAGGCCGAGGCCGGCGTCGCGCTGATCGCCGCCGCCGCGCTGGTCGCCTTCTCGGTGCTGGCGATCCTGCGCCCGCACTACATCGCCTGGCCGCTGGCCGCCGTCGGCATCTGGCTGGCCGCGTCGATGCTGGTCCGCCACCGCGGCCACTGGCGGCGGCGATCGCGCCAGGCCGCCGACGCGTCCGACGACGGGCACGACGACGCCGGCTGA
- a CDS encoding SDR family oxidoreductase yields MTQLAGKVVWITGASGGIGEALALAAAARGARLVLTARRSAELERVRAACPQPDQVALLPADLERIEDAQVLAARAQAFFGPVDILVNNAGLSQRTTTLETSIEAYRRLLEIDFFAPVALTHALLPEMVARGSGHVVVVSSVFGKIAMARRTGYAAAKHALHGFFDCARIELGDRGIRFTLACPGFVRTGISVNALGPDGRAWGTVDADIGQGMLPATCAERLWRAVERDRYEVVIAGRERIAVWFKRFLPLRWYTAFARRLKVS; encoded by the coding sequence ATGACGCAGCTCGCGGGCAAGGTGGTCTGGATCACCGGGGCATCCGGCGGCATCGGCGAGGCGCTGGCGCTGGCAGCCGCGGCACGCGGTGCGCGGCTGGTACTGACCGCGCGCCGCAGCGCCGAACTCGAACGCGTGCGCGCCGCCTGTCCGCAGCCGGACCAGGTCGCCCTGCTGCCGGCGGACCTGGAACGGATCGAGGATGCCCAGGTGCTGGCGGCACGTGCACAGGCGTTCTTCGGGCCGGTCGACATCCTCGTCAACAATGCCGGCCTGTCCCAGCGCACCACGACACTGGAGACCTCGATCGAGGCCTACCGGCGGCTGCTGGAAATCGACTTCTTCGCGCCGGTCGCGCTGACCCACGCGCTGCTGCCGGAGATGGTCGCCCGCGGCAGCGGCCACGTCGTGGTGGTGAGCAGCGTGTTCGGCAAGATCGCGATGGCGCGCCGCACCGGCTACGCCGCCGCCAAGCATGCGCTGCACGGCTTCTTCGATTGCGCGCGGATCGAGCTGGGCGACCGCGGCATCCGCTTCACGCTCGCCTGCCCCGGCTTCGTCCGCACCGGCATCTCGGTCAACGCACTGGGGCCGGACGGGCGCGCCTGGGGAACGGTCGACGCCGACATCGGCCAGGGCATGCTGCCGGCCACCTGCGCCGAGCGCCTCTGGCGGGCGGTCGAGCGCGACCGCTACGAGGTCGTCATCGCCGGCCGCGAGCGTATCGCGGTCTGGTTCAAGCGCTTCCTTCCGCTGCGCTGGTACACCGCCTTCGCGCGACGGCTGAAGGTTTCCTGA
- a CDS encoding cysteine synthase A has product MDTREDLAAAIGRTPLIRLRHASDLTGCRIYGKAEFANPGGSIKDRTALGLLLDAERSGALRPGGTIVEGTAGNTGIGLALLGASRGYRTIITMPATQSREKIDALRVTGAEVHLVPAVAYADPGHYAHTARRLAEAMNAREPGSAWFANQFDNTANRDFHEATTGPEIWEQLGGEVDGFVCASGTGGTLAGVGRALKARNPKVRIALADPAGSALAAYVATGELKAEGSSISEGIGSSRVTANFADAPIDLAWSIPDTESVPLVHALIAAEGLNVGGSSGVNLAGAIRLAQALGRGHTIVTVLADAGTRYQAKLFNPAFLRGKGLPVPDWLDRAFPQDA; this is encoded by the coding sequence CTGGATACGCGCGAAGACCTCGCCGCCGCGATCGGCCGTACGCCGCTGATCCGCCTGCGCCACGCCTCGGACCTGACCGGCTGCCGCATCTACGGCAAGGCGGAGTTCGCCAACCCCGGGGGATCGATCAAGGACCGCACCGCGCTCGGCCTGCTGCTGGATGCCGAGCGCAGCGGGGCGCTGCGCCCCGGCGGCACGATCGTGGAGGGCACCGCCGGCAACACCGGCATCGGCCTGGCCCTGCTCGGCGCCAGCCGCGGCTACCGCACGATCATCACGATGCCCGCCACGCAGAGCCGCGAGAAGATCGATGCGCTGCGCGTGACCGGTGCCGAGGTGCATCTGGTGCCGGCGGTGGCCTACGCCGATCCGGGCCACTACGCCCACACCGCCCGGCGCCTGGCCGAGGCGATGAACGCACGCGAACCGGGCAGCGCCTGGTTCGCGAACCAGTTCGACAATACCGCCAACCGCGACTTCCACGAGGCGACGACCGGCCCGGAGATCTGGGAACAGCTCGGTGGCGAGGTCGACGGCTTCGTCTGCGCGAGCGGCACCGGCGGCACGCTGGCCGGCGTCGGTCGCGCGCTGAAGGCACGCAATCCCAAGGTCCGCATCGCCCTCGCCGACCCGGCCGGGTCGGCGCTGGCCGCCTACGTGGCGACCGGCGAGCTCAAGGCCGAGGGCAGTTCGATCAGCGAAGGCATCGGTTCCAGCCGCGTGACCGCGAACTTCGCCGATGCGCCGATCGACCTGGCCTGGTCGATCCCCGATACCGAGTCGGTGCCGCTGGTGCACGCGCTGATCGCCGCCGAAGGCCTCAACGTCGGCGGATCGAGCGGCGTCAACCTCGCCGGCGCGATCCGCCTCGCGCAGGCGCTGGGCCGCGGCCACACGATCGTCACCGTGCTGGCGGACGCCGGCACCCGCTACCAGGCCAAGCTGTTCAATCCGGCCTTCCTGCGCGGCAAGGGCCTGCCGGTGCCGGACTGGCTGGACCGCGCGTTCCCGCAGGACGCCTGA
- a CDS encoding peroxiredoxin, with the protein MSLKLGETAPDFTAESTDGPIRFHDYIGSGWVVFFSHPADFTPVCTTELGAFARRKAEFAARNTQLLGLSVDPLDSHQRWIKDVEEVGNTTFNYPLLADPDRSVAELYGMIHPAADPKVTVRSVFIIDPNKKVRLTLTYPPSAGRNVDEILRVLDSLQLTEGRKLTTPVDWKPGDDVIIAPSVSDEDARKLHPDGWKTLKPYLRTVPAPRA; encoded by the coding sequence ATGTCGCTCAAACTCGGAGAGACCGCTCCGGACTTCACCGCCGAATCGACCGACGGCCCCATCCGCTTCCACGACTACATCGGCAGCGGCTGGGTGGTGTTCTTCTCGCATCCGGCCGATTTCACGCCGGTCTGCACCACCGAGCTCGGCGCGTTCGCCCGCCGCAAGGCGGAGTTCGCCGCACGCAACACGCAGTTGCTCGGCCTCTCGGTCGACCCGCTGGACTCGCACCAGCGCTGGATCAAGGACGTGGAGGAAGTCGGCAACACCACGTTCAACTACCCGCTGCTGGCCGATCCGGACCGCAGCGTCGCCGAGCTCTACGGCATGATCCATCCGGCGGCCGATCCCAAGGTCACGGTGCGCTCGGTCTTCATCATCGACCCCAACAAGAAGGTGCGCCTCACCCTCACCTACCCGCCCAGCGCCGGCCGCAACGTCGACGAGATCCTGCGCGTGCTCGACTCGCTGCAGCTGACCGAGGGGCGCAAGCTGACGACGCCGGTGGACTGGAAGCCCGGCGACGACGTCATCATCGCGCCGTCGGTTTCCGACGAGGATGCGCGTAAACTGCATCCGGACGGCTGGAAGACGCTCAAGCCGTACCTGCGCACGGTTCCGGCGCCTCGCGCATGA
- the cysG gene encoding siroheme synthase CysG: MQTGAPSTLYPMFADLAGRTVLVVGGGTVAERKIAALAKAGAAIRVGAPALDAAIARRVAQGEIAYRPGRFEPGWLDDAWLVVAATDDPALNADVAAAAAQRRIFANVVDDAERSSFQVPAVIDRAPLQVAVSSGGSAPMLARAIRERLETLLDPALGRIAALLARKRRAIRQGRPTLAARRRFYEFALTGEIARLVRSGREHDAGREVDAALARPAPTPAGSVVLVGAGPGDPGLLTLRALRALNEADVILYDHLVGSEVLELARRDAERIAVGKQASRHSVSQDRIHQLLLEHARAGRRVVRLKGGDPFVFGRGGEELEFLRAHAVPYEVVPGITAALACAAHAGIPLTHRDHAQSVRLLTAHCQRSIDTLDWHVLADDRQTLAIYMAGGTLEALRDRLLAHGRSGDTPFALVENGSRPDQRVICGRLAALPEIAARHGLRSPSLLILGTVASLAPALAWHGLPVIDGDACPHPPLDAAA, translated from the coding sequence ATGCAGACCGGTGCGCCCTCCACGCTCTATCCGATGTTCGCCGACCTCGCCGGCCGGACGGTGCTGGTCGTCGGTGGCGGCACGGTGGCCGAGCGCAAGATCGCCGCGCTGGCCAAGGCCGGCGCGGCGATCCGCGTCGGCGCGCCGGCGCTCGACGCGGCGATCGCACGGCGTGTCGCACAGGGCGAGATCGCCTACCGGCCGGGCCGCTTCGAGCCGGGCTGGCTCGACGACGCCTGGCTGGTGGTCGCCGCGACCGACGATCCGGCGCTCAACGCCGACGTCGCGGCGGCCGCGGCGCAGCGCCGCATCTTCGCCAACGTGGTGGACGATGCCGAGCGCTCGAGCTTCCAGGTGCCGGCGGTGATCGACCGGGCGCCGCTGCAGGTGGCGGTCTCCTCGGGCGGCAGCGCACCGATGCTCGCCCGCGCGATCCGGGAGCGGCTGGAGACCCTGCTCGATCCCGCGCTCGGCCGCATCGCCGCCCTGCTGGCGCGCAAGCGCCGCGCGATCCGGCAGGGCCGGCCCACGCTGGCCGCGCGACGGCGCTTCTACGAATTCGCATTGACGGGCGAGATCGCTCGCCTGGTCCGCAGCGGCCGCGAGCACGACGCCGGGCGTGAGGTCGACGCCGCCCTGGCGCGACCGGCGCCGACACCGGCCGGAAGCGTGGTTCTGGTCGGTGCCGGCCCCGGCGACCCCGGCCTGCTGACGCTGCGCGCGCTGCGTGCGCTCAACGAAGCCGACGTGATCCTGTACGACCACCTGGTCGGCAGCGAGGTGCTCGAACTGGCTCGCCGCGACGCCGAGCGCATCGCGGTCGGCAAGCAGGCGAGCCGGCATTCGGTCAGCCAGGACCGCATCCACCAGTTGCTGCTCGAGCATGCGCGTGCCGGCCGCCGCGTGGTCCGCCTCAAGGGCGGCGACCCGTTCGTCTTCGGGCGCGGCGGCGAGGAGCTGGAGTTCCTGCGCGCGCATGCCGTGCCCTACGAGGTCGTCCCCGGCATCACCGCCGCGCTGGCCTGCGCGGCCCATGCCGGCATACCGCTGACCCATCGCGACCACGCGCAGTCGGTGCGGCTGCTGACGGCGCACTGCCAGCGCTCGATCGACACGCTGGACTGGCACGTGCTGGCCGACGACCGTCAGACCCTGGCGATCTACATGGCCGGCGGCACGCTGGAGGCGCTGCGCGACCGCCTGCTCGCCCATGGCCGGTCCGGCGATACGCCGTTCGCCCTGGTCGAGAACGGCAGCCGCCCCGACCAGCGCGTGATCTGCGGGCGCCTCGCGGCATTGCCCGAGATCGCCGCGCGACACGGCCTGCGCTCGCCGAGCCTGCTGATCCTCGGGACGGTCGCCTCGCTCGCGCCGGCACTGGCCTGGCACGGCCTGCCGGTGATCGACGGCGACGCCTGCCCGCATCCCCCGCTCGACGCGGCCGCCTGA